One Paenibacillus sp. FSL W8-0186 genomic window carries:
- a CDS encoding DUF3744 domain-containing protein, giving the protein MQPVISFRNFSFRYKKQSKPTLTDINLDIYHGEKIWIAGPSGSGKSTLAHCINGLIPFSYRGEISGELLLNGQPAASLGIFERSRAVGTILQNPDAQFVGQTVGEDVAFQMENENVPQSEMKAKVVSSLDLVGMLAFEAQGPHDLSGGQKQSVSLAGVLTTQADILLFDEPLANLDPVSGMRAMALIDDIHRHSGKTVVIIEHRVEDVLEQPVDRIVVMDGGQIVAADVPERILADGVLPRNGLRQPLYLEALAHAGMPAERWSHLVQLEGTAAAKGNPAKLAALRDGLEQWISSVPVRMRSNQDRIHSEPLLEVRHVSFAYSQGREVIRDVSFYVNEGETVALLGNNGAGKSTLSGLITGLMKPSSGAVLWRGEDIEGWSIRRRGEQIGYVLQNPHQMITQHMIRDEVGLGLAARGVAAEERERRIDEALRVCGLYPYRNWPVSALSFGQKKRLCIASVLVLDPALIILDEPTAGQDYRHYTEFMGFIERLAARGTAFLFITHDMHLALEYADRAVVLAGGEVIAAGKVAEVLSDAEVTDRARLREDSLSRFARLCGLSSPSRLVEAYLAMNKGVQLLDE; this is encoded by the coding sequence ATGCAGCCTGTGATTTCCTTTCGAAATTTTAGCTTTCGTTATAAAAAGCAGTCCAAGCCGACGTTAACTGATATCAATCTCGACATTTATCATGGCGAGAAAATATGGATTGCCGGGCCAAGCGGCTCGGGCAAATCGACATTAGCCCATTGCATCAATGGGCTAATTCCCTTTTCCTATCGGGGTGAAATTTCAGGAGAGCTCCTGCTGAATGGGCAGCCTGCCGCTTCGTTAGGGATATTCGAGCGCAGCCGTGCGGTCGGAACGATTCTGCAAAATCCGGATGCCCAGTTCGTGGGGCAGACGGTTGGGGAAGATGTTGCTTTTCAAATGGAGAATGAGAACGTACCTCAGTCCGAGATGAAAGCCAAGGTGGTCTCCTCGCTTGATCTGGTCGGCATGCTGGCCTTCGAGGCGCAGGGGCCGCATGACCTGTCGGGCGGGCAGAAGCAAAGCGTGTCGCTGGCTGGCGTGCTGACAACGCAGGCGGACATTCTGTTATTCGATGAACCGCTCGCCAATCTTGATCCGGTGAGCGGCATGCGGGCGATGGCATTGATTGATGATATCCATCGGCACAGCGGCAAGACAGTGGTGATCATTGAGCATCGGGTCGAGGATGTGCTGGAGCAGCCGGTGGATCGGATCGTCGTCATGGATGGCGGGCAAATCGTTGCTGCGGATGTCCCGGAAAGGATATTGGCGGACGGCGTACTTCCCCGTAATGGCCTTCGCCAGCCGCTTTATTTGGAGGCTTTGGCCCATGCTGGCATGCCCGCGGAGCGATGGAGCCATTTGGTTCAGCTTGAAGGGACAGCGGCCGCCAAGGGCAATCCAGCCAAGCTTGCGGCGCTTCGTGACGGCCTGGAGCAGTGGATCAGCTCTGTCCCTGTCAGGATGCGATCTAATCAGGACAGAATCCATTCCGAGCCTCTGCTTGAAGTACGGCATGTATCCTTTGCCTATTCGCAGGGCCGGGAGGTTATCCGGGACGTATCCTTTTATGTCAACGAAGGGGAAACAGTAGCTTTGCTGGGCAATAACGGGGCGGGCAAATCGACGCTGTCCGGGCTGATCACCGGGCTCATGAAGCCGAGCTCGGGAGCGGTATTATGGCGGGGCGAGGACATCGAAGGCTGGTCCATACGCCGCAGGGGCGAGCAGATCGGCTACGTCCTGCAAAATCCGCATCAAATGATTACCCAGCATATGATCCGGGATGAGGTGGGTCTGGGCCTGGCCGCCCGCGGCGTCGCTGCAGAGGAGCGGGAACGGCGGATCGATGAGGCGCTGCGCGTGTGCGGGCTATATCCATACCGCAACTGGCCTGTGTCGGCGCTGAGTTTTGGGCAGAAAAAACGGCTCTGCATCGCGTCCGTACTCGTACTCGATCCCGCGCTGATTATTCTGGACGAGCCAACGGCAGGCCAGGATTACCGGCACTACACCGAATTTATGGGCTTTATAGAACGATTGGCGGCCAGGGGAACGGCGTTTTTGTTCATTACGCATGACATGCATCTGGCTTTGGAATATGCCGACCGCGCGGTCGTTCTGGCAGGTGGCGAGGTCATTGCTGCGGGCAAGGTCGCGGAGGTGCTGTCTGACGCTGAGGTGACGGACAGGGCGCGGCTGCGGGAGGACAGCTTGTCCCGGTTCGCCAGATTATGCGGATTATCCTCGCCGTCCCGTCTTGTCGAGGCTTATCTTGCCATGAACAAGGGGGTGCAGCTCTTAGATGAGTAG
- a CDS encoding ECF-type riboflavin transporter substrate-binding protein — MKPSIWKWSTRTVVTIGIGAALYGATSWIGIPIGTDTQLRPSIALLAIFGALFGPVVGFIAGFLGHVINDFITNGTVWWGWALGSGIAAAFMGLIYLAKGFNPQDGEIRKTHIVQFIVYGVIGIFTALAFSYLFDIFVMGEPGDKVIVQAVAAGLANTAVFFILGVPAVWAYAKRNRNDANLTIDADS, encoded by the coding sequence ATGAAACCATCCATTTGGAAGTGGAGCACCCGGACGGTCGTTACGATCGGTATCGGTGCTGCTCTCTACGGGGCAACGAGCTGGATCGGCATTCCGATCGGCACAGATACGCAGCTGCGGCCTTCGATCGCTCTCCTGGCGATTTTCGGGGCGCTGTTCGGTCCGGTCGTCGGCTTCATTGCCGGCTTTCTCGGACATGTTATCAACGATTTTATTACCAATGGAACCGTCTGGTGGGGCTGGGCTCTCGGCTCGGGAATTGCCGCAGCCTTTATGGGTCTGATCTATCTGGCCAAAGGCTTCAATCCGCAGGACGGGGAGATCAGGAAGACGCACATCGTGCAGTTTATTGTGTATGGCGTTATAGGTATTTTTACGGCACTGGCCTTCTCGTATCTGTTCGATATTTTTGTCATGGGCGAGCCTGGCGATAAGGTTATCGTCCAAGCAGTTGCGGCCGGACTTGCCAATACAGCCGTCTTCTTCATTCTCGGCGTTCCGGCCGTATGGGCTTATGCGAAGCGCAACCGGAATGACGCGAACCTGACTATAGACGCAGACAGTTAG
- the fni gene encoding type 2 isopentenyl-diphosphate Delta-isomerase, translating into MGNTSGRKSEHIRICLEEQVGAEGVLTGFQKYIFRHNALPELNFDEISLKTSFLGAPLRTPFLISSMTGGSELAGVINERLAEVAEHRGWALGVGSVRAAVEREELAATFAVRTKAPTIPVIANLGAVQLNYGFGPDECMRAVEIAGADMLVLHLNGLQEIFQPEGNTAFRGVLARIEELCKKLPIPVGVKEVGWGIDGATAKRLHEAGAAFIDVAGAGGTSWSQVEKFRSADPVRRLAAEAFADWGIPTAECIREVRASVPQAALIGSGGLNTGVDAAKALALGANLAGFGRALLEPAVHSAQALDAQLERVELELRTAMFGIGAGNIAALKGTARLVRRE; encoded by the coding sequence ATGGGAAATACGTCTGGACGGAAAAGTGAACACATCCGCATATGCCTGGAGGAGCAAGTCGGTGCAGAGGGTGTGCTGACGGGGTTTCAGAAGTATATCTTCCGCCATAATGCGCTTCCCGAGCTGAATTTCGATGAGATTAGCTTGAAAACTTCCTTCCTGGGGGCCCCGCTCCGGACGCCATTCCTGATCAGCTCGATGACCGGGGGGAGTGAACTGGCTGGCGTGATCAATGAGCGGCTGGCGGAGGTCGCGGAGCATCGCGGCTGGGCTCTTGGCGTAGGTTCGGTCCGTGCGGCGGTCGAGCGCGAGGAACTGGCGGCTACGTTTGCCGTGCGAACCAAAGCGCCAACGATTCCGGTTATTGCCAACCTGGGCGCGGTTCAGTTGAATTACGGCTTCGGCCCGGATGAATGCATGCGTGCGGTAGAAATCGCCGGAGCGGACATGCTCGTGCTGCATTTGAACGGGCTGCAGGAAATCTTCCAGCCGGAAGGCAATACGGCATTTCGCGGCGTGCTGGCCCGAATTGAGGAGCTGTGCAAAAAGCTGCCGATACCGGTCGGCGTGAAGGAAGTCGGCTGGGGGATCGATGGCGCGACTGCGAAGCGGCTTCATGAAGCTGGCGCCGCGTTCATTGATGTAGCTGGCGCCGGCGGTACGTCCTGGAGCCAGGTCGAGAAGTTCCGCAGCGCCGACCCTGTGCGGCGCCTCGCGGCGGAAGCATTCGCGGATTGGGGCATTCCCACCGCCGAATGCATCCGCGAAGTGCGGGCGTCTGTACCGCAAGCCGCCCTGATCGGCAGCGGGGGCCTGAACACCGGCGTGGATGCCGCCAAGGCGCTGGCGCTTGGCGCAAATCTGGCCGGGTTCGGCCGGGCGCTGCTGGAACCGGCGGTGCATTCGGCGCAGGCGCTCGACGCTCAGTTGGAGCGTGTCGAGCTGGAGCTGCGCACCGCCATGTTCGGTATCGGCGCCGGCAATATCGCGGCGCTGAAGGGCACGGCGCGGCTGGTACGCCGGGAATAG
- the cls gene encoding cardiolipin synthase, producing the protein MRRGLQILLIAAILFAFYYFGFGVFGKFGGTLVSIFQTLTVMTIGFAIFMENRNPSSTVAWILVLGLLPVVGLIFYFLFGQNYFKRRNFDKKAEEDRRNYERIDNNAYMLPRDLSQFTPEEQRLLQLSQRLARTPFSMYTRTKVLTNGEETFSSLLKELKKAEHHIHMEYYIYRADDIGREIQKTLIEKAKAGVEVRFMFDAVGSIGLPKSFIRELEEAGVKVGIYGQVRFLALSSRVNYRNHRKIVVIDGTTGFIGGLNVGDEYLSRNKTYGFWRDTHMLVKGEAVRSLQIIFLQDWKYVTGEKIMSLQYLSPELETGCVGAVQIVPSGPDNESRTLKNIFFSMMSSAKKSIWLATPYFIPDDDIFTALKIAGLSGLDVRILFPAKPDKWLPFLASHSYFPELLEAGVKIFEYEKGFLHSKLLIVDGEIATVGTANMDMRSFHLNFEVNALLVQTDSIGQMVKDFERDLLFTKQIEYKAFMEKKLFVRFMESAARLFSPLL; encoded by the coding sequence ATGAGACGTGGATTGCAAATTTTATTGATTGCCGCCATACTTTTCGCGTTTTATTATTTTGGATTTGGCGTCTTCGGGAAGTTCGGCGGTACTCTGGTCAGTATTTTTCAAACCTTGACGGTCATGACGATCGGCTTCGCGATATTCATGGAAAATCGCAACCCATCGAGCACCGTGGCTTGGATTTTGGTGCTTGGCCTGCTTCCGGTTGTCGGACTCATATTTTATTTCCTGTTTGGCCAGAACTATTTCAAGCGCCGGAATTTCGACAAGAAGGCGGAGGAGGATCGGAGAAACTACGAGCGCATCGATAATAATGCTTATATGCTGCCTCGCGATTTATCGCAGTTTACCCCGGAAGAGCAGCGGCTGCTTCAGCTGTCCCAGCGTCTGGCCCGTACGCCGTTTTCCATGTATACCCGCACGAAGGTGCTGACGAACGGAGAGGAGACCTTTTCTTCGCTCCTGAAGGAGCTGAAGAAGGCTGAGCATCATATACATATGGAATATTATATTTACCGGGCGGACGACATTGGGCGCGAAATTCAGAAGACGCTGATTGAGAAGGCAAAAGCCGGGGTCGAGGTTCGGTTCATGTTCGATGCGGTGGGCAGTATCGGCCTGCCGAAATCGTTTATCCGTGAGCTGGAAGAAGCCGGAGTCAAGGTTGGTATATATGGACAAGTCCGCTTTCTGGCTCTGTCCAGCCGGGTCAACTATCGCAACCACCGGAAGATTGTTGTCATCGACGGTACGACCGGCTTCATCGGCGGCTTGAATGTGGGGGACGAATACTTGAGCCGCAACAAGACGTACGGCTTTTGGCGGGACACGCATATGCTCGTCAAAGGGGAAGCGGTTCGCTCGCTGCAAATTATTTTTCTCCAGGACTGGAAATACGTTACCGGGGAAAAGATTATGTCGCTGCAGTACCTGTCTCCGGAGCTGGAGACCGGCTGCGTCGGCGCCGTGCAAATCGTGCCCAGCGGGCCCGATAATGAGAGCCGGACTCTGAAGAACATCTTCTTCTCGATGATGTCTTCAGCCAAGAAATCGATATGGCTGGCTACGCCGTATTTTATCCCGGATGATGATATTTTTACGGCGCTCAAGATTGCCGGTCTATCCGGCCTGGACGTACGGATTCTATTTCCGGCCAAGCCGGACAAATGGCTGCCGTTCCTGGCCTCGCATTCTTATTTTCCCGAGCTGCTGGAGGCGGGAGTGAAGATTTTCGAATATGAGAAAGGCTTTCTCCATTCGAAGCTGCTGATTGTCGATGGGGAAATTGCTACTGTAGGCACAGCCAATATGGACATGCGCAGCTTTCATTTGAACTTTGAGGTGAATGCCCTGCTTGTGCAAACCGACAGCATTGGGCAAATGGTTAAAGATTTCGAGCGGGATTTATTGTTTACGAAGCAAATCGAGTACAAAGCTTTTATGGAGAAGAAGCTGTTCGTGCGGTTCATGGAATCGGCGGCCCGGCTGTTCTCGCCGCTGTTATAA
- a CDS encoding molecular chaperone TorD family protein, whose protein sequence is MTMLFKEPVQATPEQNDWLERRGWVYELLMDFLSRPPRMSLIAQWRQRAELTHRIPNSRGGKRLKSYLESIPERHFRSACHQEAEEYRRLFLGDQSMLIPCEGTFRAKRDGANAAACISHIRSMYADSGVVFNKLTGERDDHIAMELEFMAVLAERMRSKADLSHMRRSCLEMADTQIRFLEVHLLKWAPRLAEELIRATKSPLYSGLAELLREFLADDLEQLRQWKAHIS, encoded by the coding sequence ATGACCATGTTGTTCAAAGAACCTGTTCAGGCAACGCCGGAGCAAAACGATTGGTTGGAGCGCCGTGGCTGGGTATATGAGCTGCTGATGGACTTTCTGAGCCGTCCGCCGCGCATGTCCTTGATTGCCCAGTGGCGGCAGCGGGCAGAACTGACGCATCGAATTCCAAACAGCAGAGGCGGCAAGAGGCTGAAAAGTTATTTGGAGAGCATTCCTGAACGGCATTTTCGCAGCGCTTGCCATCAGGAGGCAGAGGAATATCGGCGGCTCTTCCTGGGAGATCAGTCTATGCTGATACCGTGCGAAGGAACCTTCCGGGCAAAAAGGGATGGGGCCAATGCCGCTGCTTGCATTTCCCATATTCGGTCCATGTACGCCGATAGCGGCGTAGTGTTTAATAAACTAACCGGCGAGAGAGACGACCATATTGCCATGGAGCTGGAATTTATGGCGGTGCTGGCGGAAAGAATGCGCAGCAAGGCCGACTTGAGCCATATGCGCCGCAGTTGCCTGGAGATGGCAGACACCCAGATTCGTTTCCTGGAAGTTCATTTGCTGAAATGGGCCCCGCGGCTGGCGGAGGAGCTGATCCGGGCTACGAAAAGTCCGCTATACAGTGGTCTGGCCGAGCTGCTGCGAGAGTTCCTGGCCGATGATTTAGAGCAGCTTCGTCAATGGAAAGCACACATAAGCTAA
- a CDS encoding molybdenum cofactor guanylyltransferase, whose product MEWTGIILAGGRSSRMGTNKAVLPIDGQPVIERLACELQKATDEVVISCGPSVLYAELGLPLRQDIYSGCGPLAGLHAGLAASARKWCLVVSCDMPFANAALFRYMAEQAQMLEDQRRGGHGEPVEAVIPYAGDRVQPLLAMYRRSVLPELERALGEGLLRVNHWISGLPAKYISGEELSQASGLPAELAVFNMNQPEDYKTAQLYAEQQNLGQRNC is encoded by the coding sequence ATGGAGTGGACTGGAATTATTTTAGCGGGCGGCAGGTCGAGCCGCATGGGAACGAATAAGGCGGTACTGCCGATAGATGGCCAGCCAGTCATTGAACGGCTGGCCTGTGAGCTGCAGAAGGCCACTGACGAGGTCGTTATCTCCTGCGGCCCATCCGTCCTTTATGCCGAATTAGGCCTGCCACTGCGGCAAGACATTTATTCCGGATGCGGGCCGCTGGCTGGGCTGCATGCCGGGCTTGCTGCATCAGCCCGTAAGTGGTGTCTTGTCGTAAGCTGTGACATGCCCTTTGCAAATGCAGCTTTGTTCCGTTATATGGCCGAACAGGCTCAGATGCTGGAGGACCAGAGGCGGGGCGGACATGGGGAGCCCGTGGAGGCTGTTATTCCCTATGCAGGCGACCGGGTGCAGCCGCTGCTGGCAATGTATCGCCGCAGCGTATTGCCTGAGCTAGAGCGGGCGCTGGGGGAGGGGCTTCTTCGGGTAAATCACTGGATTTCCGGCCTTCCGGCCAAATATATCAGCGGAGAGGAGCTGAGCCAGGCCTCCGGACTGCCCGCAGAGCTGGCTGTATTCAATATGAATCAGCCGGAGGACTACAAGACCGCTCAGTTATATGCCGAACAGCAGAATTTGGGGCAGAGAAATTGTTAA